One stretch of Candidatus Eremiobacteraceae bacterium DNA includes these proteins:
- the pnuC gene encoding nicotinamide riboside transporter PnuC translates to MSGLERAGWIAGAAVSAALLYASWLRLISSAPIEVLGFVAGGACVWLAVRENIWNWPIGIANSVFYVVVFLQARLFADMSLQLAFAVLGFYGWYMWLFGGEARTQEQVSRTPWPQWIALCAACAAATWGASVYLATIRDAAPFLDALITSMSLVAQYMLTRKYLENWFVWIAVDVISVGLFAFKHLGHTAVLYAIYLAMCVAGVSQWRRSMTAHEAELQPAHA, encoded by the coding sequence ATGAGCGGGCTCGAGCGCGCCGGTTGGATCGCCGGCGCCGCCGTGTCGGCCGCGCTTCTCTATGCGTCGTGGCTCCGCCTGATCTCGTCCGCTCCCATCGAAGTCCTCGGCTTCGTCGCGGGCGGTGCCTGCGTCTGGCTCGCCGTACGCGAGAACATCTGGAACTGGCCGATCGGCATCGCGAATAGCGTCTTCTACGTCGTCGTCTTTTTGCAGGCGAGGCTCTTCGCCGACATGTCGCTCCAGTTGGCGTTCGCGGTGCTTGGTTTCTATGGCTGGTACATGTGGCTGTTCGGCGGCGAAGCGAGAACCCAGGAGCAGGTATCGCGCACGCCGTGGCCCCAGTGGATCGCGCTTTGCGCGGCGTGCGCCGCCGCGACGTGGGGCGCGTCGGTGTATCTCGCGACCATCAGAGATGCGGCGCCGTTCCTGGATGCGCTCATCACTTCTATGAGCCTCGTCGCGCAGTACATGCTCACGAGAAAGTACTTGGAGAACTGGTTTGTTTGGATCGCGGTCGATGTGATCTCGGTCGGTCTCTTCGCGTTCAAGCACCTCGGACACACCGCCGTACTGTACGCGATCTATCTCGCGATGTGCGTCGCGGGCGTGTCGCAATGGCGCAGGTCGATGACGGCGCACGAAGCAGAGCTCCAGCCCGCACATGCGTAG